One Miscanthus floridulus cultivar M001 chromosome 11, ASM1932011v1, whole genome shotgun sequence DNA window includes the following coding sequences:
- the LOC136494552 gene encoding ribosome biogenesis regulatory protein homolog isoform X1, protein MAEGPAAATIAASSYEYKVDLGNLMTYDPSLHIAAASREELRQECLRKGTDLAQALADSLFALPPNEDRDGPIVHLPPPTVRLQREKHLPKPKPPTKWELFAKVKGITKRKKNKREWDEQTQSWKRTYGYDRVNDDKDIPIIEAKSTDEPGVDPFAQRRDEKKRVEKQEKNRLENLKKAAKIGALPSHIQLAAKALPITGTKADLPKKSRKEDLECVVGMASSATASGGKFDEKLPGEKPPKHPGKHRKFLPVAEGKGMGSLEKQQNDKILNSLFARNSDEPLDVGKAIAMYKVKKEKQRRKKRDMSSKSDKHKPQRKPHKKSSKKKA, encoded by the exons ATGGCGGAGgggcccgccgccgccaccatcgcgGCGTCCAGCTACGAGTACAAGGTCGACCTCGGCAACCTCATGACGTACGACCCGTCGCTCCACATCGCCGCTGCCTCCAG GGAGGAGCTGAGGCAGGAGTGCCTGCGGAAGGGTACGGATCTGGCGCAGGCGTTGGCGGACTCCCTCTTCGCGCTGCCGCCCAACGAGGACCGCGACGGTCCCATCGTCCACCTCCCGCCGCCCACCGTCCGACTCCAGCGCGAAAAGCAT CTTCCCAAGCCGAAGCCACCGACCAAGTGGGAGCTGTTCGCAAAGGTGAAAG GCATTACCAAGCGCAAGAAGAACAAGCGTGAGTGGGATGAGCAAACTCAATCCTGGAAGCGGACTTATGGCTACGACCGTGTTAATGATGACAAAGACATTCCGATCATTGAAGCCAAATCGACTGACG AGCCTGGTGTTGATCCCTTTGCACAAAGAAGGGACGAGAAGAAGAGGGTcgaaaagcaagaaaagaacagacTAGAGAACCTAAAGAAAGCTGCAAAGATCGGCGCTTTGCCAAG TCATATACAGCTTGCTGCAAAGGCCTTGCCCATCACAGGAACTAAAGCCGACCTTCCAAAGAAGTCTAGAAAAGAGGATCTTGAGTGTGTTGTTGGCATGGCTTCATCAGCAACAGCTAGTGGTGGGAAGTTCGACGAGAAGTTGCCTGGCGAGAAACCTCCAAAGCACCCTGGCAAACATAGAAAG TTCCTCCCAGTTGCCGAAGGGAAGGGAATGGGCAGCCTGGAGAAACAGCAGAACGACAAAATCCTGAACTCTCTATTTGCCAGAAACTCTGATGAACCGCTTGATGTCGGCAAG GCAATCGCAATGTACAAGGTGAAAAAGGAAaagcaaagaaggaagaagagagatATGTCCTCAAAGTCCGATAAGCATAAGCCCCAGAGGAAACCCCACAAGAAGTCATCGAAGAAAAAGGCTTAG
- the LOC136494552 gene encoding ribosome biogenesis regulatory protein homolog isoform X2, with translation MAEGPAAATIAASSYEYKVDLGNLMTYDPSLHIAAASREELRQECLRKGTDLAQALADSLFALPPNEDRDGPIVHLPPPTVRLQREKHLPKPKPPTKWELFAKVKGITKRKKNKREWDEQTQSWKRTYGYDRVNDDKDIPIIEAKSTDEPGVDPFAQRRDEKKRVEKQEKNRLENLKKAAKIGALPSHIQLAAKALPITGTKADLPKKSRKEDLECVVGMASSATASGGKFDEKLPGEKPPKHPGKHRKFLPVAEGKGMGSLEKQQNDKILNSLFARNSDEPLDVGKASSRIQPLT, from the exons ATGGCGGAGgggcccgccgccgccaccatcgcgGCGTCCAGCTACGAGTACAAGGTCGACCTCGGCAACCTCATGACGTACGACCCGTCGCTCCACATCGCCGCTGCCTCCAG GGAGGAGCTGAGGCAGGAGTGCCTGCGGAAGGGTACGGATCTGGCGCAGGCGTTGGCGGACTCCCTCTTCGCGCTGCCGCCCAACGAGGACCGCGACGGTCCCATCGTCCACCTCCCGCCGCCCACCGTCCGACTCCAGCGCGAAAAGCAT CTTCCCAAGCCGAAGCCACCGACCAAGTGGGAGCTGTTCGCAAAGGTGAAAG GCATTACCAAGCGCAAGAAGAACAAGCGTGAGTGGGATGAGCAAACTCAATCCTGGAAGCGGACTTATGGCTACGACCGTGTTAATGATGACAAAGACATTCCGATCATTGAAGCCAAATCGACTGACG AGCCTGGTGTTGATCCCTTTGCACAAAGAAGGGACGAGAAGAAGAGGGTcgaaaagcaagaaaagaacagacTAGAGAACCTAAAGAAAGCTGCAAAGATCGGCGCTTTGCCAAG TCATATACAGCTTGCTGCAAAGGCCTTGCCCATCACAGGAACTAAAGCCGACCTTCCAAAGAAGTCTAGAAAAGAGGATCTTGAGTGTGTTGTTGGCATGGCTTCATCAGCAACAGCTAGTGGTGGGAAGTTCGACGAGAAGTTGCCTGGCGAGAAACCTCCAAAGCACCCTGGCAAACATAGAAAG TTCCTCCCAGTTGCCGAAGGGAAGGGAATGGGCAGCCTGGAGAAACAGCAGAACGACAAAATCCTGAACTCTCTATTTGCCAGAAACTCTGATGAACCGCTTGATGTCGGCAAGGCAAGTTCCAGGATCCAACCGCTTACATGA
- the LOC136490732 gene encoding transcription repressor OFP13-like encodes MVRKPALASLFFNASEGSQQCLSSSASVSLSAASFSTAASWQWLSCTQARTRSFRGDNSPEIVSMRHDTSSKREEQQEGYKYSYKTSMNPAYVHDYSSEGAADCYSSSGLSDSSASQNLYLSTATAEPAAVAADEDETIIHGLRSSTTSRLLFEPESTSSIVKTEKAAAAFDGATALAIESADPYGDFRRSMEEMVLSHGADDWGWLEEMLGWYLRANGKKTHGLIVGAFVDLLVALASSASAPSPACSSSLKQSSHLQAAKIGEHHRAQTE; translated from the coding sequence ATGGTCAGGAAGCCCGCGCTCGcctccctcttcttcaacgccAGCGAGGGAAGCCAGCAGTGCCTTTCCTCCTCGGCATCCGTGTCcctgtccgccgcctccttcagcACGGCGGCGTCGTGGCAGTGGCTGTCTTGCACGCAGGCGAGGACGCGCTCCTTCCGGGGCGACAACAGCCCGGAGATCGTGTCCATGCGCCACGACACCAGCAGCAAGCGAGAGGAGCAGCAGGAGGGGTACAAGTACAGCTACAAGACGAGCATGAACCCGGCCTACGTCCACGACTACTCATCGGAGGGCGCCGCCGATTGCTACTCCTCCAGCGGGCTCTCCGACTCCTCCGCGAGCCAGAACCTCTACCTCTCCACCGCGACAGCagagcccgccgccgtcgccgcggacGAGGACGAGACGATCATCCACGGCCTCCGCTCCTCCACCACCAGCCGGCTCCTGTTCGAGCCCGAGTCCACGAGCTCTATCGTGAAGACGgaaaaggcggcggcggcgttcgacGGGGCCACGGCGCTGGCCATCGAGTCGGCCGACCCGTACGGCGACTTCCGGCGGTCCATGGAGGAGATGGTGCTGAGCCACGGCGCCGACGATTGGGGCTGGCTCGAGGAGATGCTCGGGTGGTACCTCAGGGCCAACGGCAAGAAGACGCACGGCCTCATTGTCGGCGCCTTCGTCGACCTGCTCGTCGCGCTCGCCTCCTCTGCTTCTGCTCCCTCCCCCGCCTGCTCCTCCAGCTTGAAGCAGAGCAGCCATCTTCAGGCTGCCAAGATAGGCGAACACCACCGAGCGCAAACAGAGTAG